The genome window GACTGCCAATGAAATCTTGTCACAATGATCTCTCACCAGATTGCATTAATCTTATAAAACAGTATGGTTTGCAAACCATAGATAGTTTGGTAAGAAAAATGAAAGTGAAATTCTATGATAAATTGAGTCAAAAATGGAAATTTAcctataaatgtttgtttgaaaacttCACTTTACGATTGGGTACAATTGTACAACTActtatttaagaattaataattcaaattataatttatataaagtaattagtGATTTAAGTTTCATCGTTGATTCAATCTGTCGACGGATTCCTAATATCAGAACGGATATTACTTACTCCGTACGCCTGAGCTGCGAAATGAGATGACACATATAATTCGTACAATAACCGCTACAGCCGCCACCTTCAACCCTTTTACTACTCGTATGTCCAAAAatggttttatgtttttttttgtacatttatttgagtaaaatgataacaaaaagttagttttaaaCAATTCTAGTAATCATTAatctacttaaaattaaaggaGTCGTAATATTTCACGTGTATTTTTCAAGactttttgtttcttaagAAATATTGCACCAACAATAACAACACGTGTTACTCACGGCACGCCACGTGAATAAGAATTTCACCTTTACAGCGTAATCCATAGCAAGGTATGAATGACCCACTATcatcgccgccgccgccgccgccgccgccgcaatGACTCACATTGTGTAAAAAAGTAATCTACTTATATTGCACAACATCTATTCTTTCAAATAGGACATGCAAATGTTTTCATTCGCAACTTTAACACTGATGACTTAATTTACAAAACCataaataatatgatttagtttaattttattgtctttttttttaattaatttggattccataaaattcaatttacaacaTTCTTATCTTTTAAATGGCACCCCGAGTAAATTACCGACCACCCCTAGCCAATTAAAAGTTTGTCTAACAATTGggattgacaaaaaaaattaaattcggtATCGCACCCACGGGAGCAGGGAACGGTTAAGTGTCGGAGTTGTTGGACTTTAATAAAGCGATTAATTAAGTGCGGCGTCAGAGCGGGAACGGGAGCGCAGTGCTGCGAGCGCGCGCGCCCTGGCACCATGCTGCTCTGTCCGCTGCTCGTGCTGCTCCTACTGGCGTTCGCCGCGTGCGAGCGCGCCTTCAACATCACACACCTGATCGTGCCTGAGGTGGTCGCGCCAGGCATCACCGATGTCGAGATAGAGTGCCGCTATGACGCTAATTTCACGCTTCTCAACTGGTTCAAGGGGCCCAACGAGTTCTTCCGCTACAAGCCAGGCGCCGCGCCGAGCACGCGCTCCTTCCCCATTCTCGGCGTTGGCCGCGTTGAGCTGATTGCGTGCGGGCCCGCGGCGTGCCGGCTGCGACTCGGCGCCCTTACCGAGGAGGCGACGGGCCTCTACAGGTGTGACATAGAGAGAGACGTGCCGCCGTACAAATTCGAGACCAGAACCGCCTACATGGAGGTCCACGGCCACGAGCACAGACGCCCGCTGCTAGAAGGACTCGCAGAGGAGTACGGGGAAGAGGACGACCTCCAGGCGTACTGCCGCGGCGCACCCGACGCTGAGATACGTTGGTACATCAACGGCCGCGAAATTGAAGAAATGAGAGGTTCACCGTCGTTGAAAAGACAAAGTTCTAGGCTGATTTTCCAAGGTATTCCACCGTTGGTGACCGTCCAGTGCGCAGAGTTCAGA of Papilio machaon chromosome 6, ilPapMach1.1, whole genome shotgun sequence contains these proteins:
- the LOC106710965 gene encoding uncharacterized protein LOC106710965, producing MLLCPLLVLLLLAFAACERAFNITHLIVPEVVAPGITDVEIECRYDANFTLLNWFKGPNEFFRYKPGAAPSTRSFPILGVGRVELIACGPAACRLRLGALTEEATGLYRCDIERDVPPYKFETRTAYMEVHGHEHRRPLLEGLAEEYGEEDDLQAYCRGAPDAEIRWYINGREIEEMRGSPSLKRQSSRLIFQGIPPLVTVQCAEFRYGKLSGSKEMKARWRDPTNSQKDERAQEQRNSSQVLSISVGVILLLCFISL